One genomic segment of Catalinimonas alkaloidigena includes these proteins:
- a CDS encoding outer membrane beta-barrel family protein — MLKNLLSLFLCLLSSQLVLAQGSVSGQVLDAESGTPLEFTTVSLLQGADSTLITGGYTDSEGKFTIEAKPGLYMIKLQFVSYDPKVVSDVQIGNSNKNMGAISLAENTSTLAEVVVEGKREQMELELDKRVFNVAQDLSNTGRNASEILDNLPSVTVDVEGNVSLRGSGNVRILVDGKPSGLIGIGNTDGLRTLNGDVIERVEVVTNPSARYDAEGSAGIINIVLKKKKKAGLNGSFTANVGTPENYGASVNLNYRQSKMNFFVNYGVNYRRTPGMGSSYQEFNGADTSYITRRENDRLRGGISSNIRLGTDFIFNEYNTLTASALYNVSDQDNNTDTWYRDFTTDNDLIQRTLRTDREHEDEENQEYELYYKRTYKKKGREFTANVQFRQSAEIEDADQNEFEGFEEMYPTLVQRSLNDENERQWLIQADYVYPFLENAKFETGVRNTLRQIDNEYIVEEQEESGDWVNLPGFTNTFNYDENIYAAYAILSNKTGKWSYQGGLRAEATDITTHLIQTDEKNDKDYINLFPSAFLTYSLSKTNSLQASYSRRINRPRFRELNPFSSFTDARNIRTGNPDLDPEFTDSYELGYLYNYATGNIYFGAYYRFTDDVVERVRWTETVDSVVITFTRPENLSTQNAYGFELNGSKDLFSWWNVNANFNFYRSITEGEFDGLELFADTYSASGRFTSKWEVPKLFDVQFSGFYRAPEVTTQGRRKAYYSLDLGATKDVFQKKGTLSLSVRDILNSRKFRYETITETLYEEAEFQRAQRQLTLSFTYRLNDINNRMRGGRGGGGYDGGNDDMDF; from the coding sequence ATGCTAAAAAACTTACTCTCATTGTTCCTCTGTCTATTAAGTTCCCAACTAGTATTAGCCCAGGGAAGTGTTAGCGGACAGGTATTAGATGCAGAATCCGGAACTCCCCTGGAGTTTACTACCGTGAGTCTTTTGCAGGGTGCCGATTCCACCCTGATCACCGGAGGATATACCGACAGTGAAGGAAAATTCACAATAGAGGCCAAGCCAGGCCTTTATATGATCAAGCTACAATTTGTGTCTTACGATCCTAAGGTGGTCAGTGACGTACAGATAGGAAACAGCAACAAAAATATGGGTGCCATCTCACTTGCTGAGAATACCTCCACCCTTGCTGAGGTGGTAGTAGAAGGAAAAAGAGAACAGATGGAACTGGAACTGGATAAGAGAGTCTTTAATGTCGCTCAGGACCTGAGCAATACCGGTCGTAATGCTTCCGAAATATTAGATAATCTCCCTTCGGTCACGGTAGATGTAGAGGGAAATGTAAGCTTAAGAGGTAGTGGTAATGTGAGAATTCTGGTAGATGGCAAACCTTCCGGCCTTATCGGCATCGGCAATACTGATGGATTACGTACCCTAAACGGTGATGTGATTGAAAGAGTAGAAGTAGTGACTAACCCTTCGGCCCGCTATGATGCTGAAGGTTCTGCCGGCATCATCAATATTGTGCTGAAAAAGAAAAAGAAGGCTGGGCTTAATGGTTCCTTTACTGCGAACGTAGGTACTCCCGAAAACTATGGCGCTTCAGTAAACTTGAACTATCGCCAGAGCAAAATGAACTTCTTTGTTAACTACGGGGTCAACTATCGTCGTACACCGGGGATGGGTAGCTCCTATCAGGAATTTAACGGAGCTGATACTTCTTATATTACCCGCCGGGAGAACGACCGTTTGCGGGGAGGTATATCCAGCAATATCAGATTAGGTACGGACTTCATCTTTAACGAATACAATACCCTTACTGCCTCCGCGCTATACAATGTATCGGATCAGGATAACAATACCGATACCTGGTACCGTGATTTTACCACAGACAATGACCTTATTCAGCGTACGCTGCGTACCGACCGAGAGCATGAAGATGAGGAAAACCAGGAGTATGAACTGTATTATAAACGTACTTACAAGAAAAAGGGGAGAGAATTTACCGCCAATGTACAATTCAGGCAAAGTGCAGAGATAGAAGATGCCGATCAGAACGAATTTGAAGGTTTTGAAGAGATGTACCCTACTTTGGTGCAGCGTTCGCTCAACGATGAGAACGAACGACAGTGGCTGATACAGGCAGATTACGTATATCCTTTCCTGGAAAACGCGAAATTTGAAACCGGAGTGCGTAATACGCTGCGCCAGATAGATAATGAATACATTGTAGAGGAGCAGGAGGAGTCTGGCGACTGGGTTAACCTACCGGGCTTTACCAATACCTTCAATTATGATGAGAATATTTATGCAGCTTATGCTATTCTGAGCAACAAAACTGGTAAATGGTCTTATCAGGGAGGTTTACGGGCTGAGGCTACCGATATTACCACTCATTTGATACAAACTGATGAGAAAAATGATAAGGATTATATCAATCTGTTCCCCAGCGCTTTTCTGACCTACTCCTTGAGTAAAACAAACTCTCTTCAGGCAAGCTATAGTCGCAGAATCAATCGTCCGCGCTTCAGAGAATTGAACCCTTTCTCCAGCTTTACAGATGCACGTAATATTCGTACAGGTAATCCTGATCTGGACCCCGAGTTTACCGATAGCTATGAGCTGGGTTATCTTTATAACTATGCTACCGGTAATATCTATTTTGGTGCCTACTACCGTTTTACTGACGATGTGGTAGAGCGAGTACGATGGACAGAAACAGTAGATAGCGTGGTGATCACATTTACGCGTCCTGAAAACCTGAGCACACAAAACGCTTATGGCTTTGAACTCAACGGTTCCAAAGATTTATTCTCCTGGTGGAATGTGAATGCGAACTTTAACTTCTACCGTTCTATCACCGAAGGTGAGTTTGATGGTCTGGAGCTTTTTGCTGATACGTATTCCGCCAGTGGACGTTTTACTTCCAAATGGGAAGTGCCCAAATTATTTGATGTGCAGTTCAGCGGTTTCTACCGTGCTCCTGAAGTTACTACGCAGGGACGAAGAAAAGCTTATTATTCTTTAGATCTAGGTGCTACCAAAGATGTATTCCAAAAGAAAGGTACGCTTTCACTTAGTGTAAGAGATATTTTGAACAGCAGGAAATTCAGATACGAGACGATTACCGAAACACTATACGAAGAGGCTGAGTTTCAGCGGGCTCAGCGTCAGCTCACTTTATCATTTACCTATCGTCTCAATGATATTAACAACCGCATGCGTGGTGGAAGAGGTGGCGGCGGCTACGATGGGGGGAATGATGACATGGATTTCTGA